The Longimicrobiaceae bacterium DNA window TTGTGGGTCAGGAGCGTCTCCACCTCCTCCAGCGTGCGCGGGAAGGTGTTCACGAACTCCTGCAGCTTCTCGATCCACCCGGAGGGGAGGTCCGCCATCATCCCGCCGATGCGGGTGGAGGAGGTGGTGATCCGCGCGCCGGTGAAGGACTCGTGGAGGTCGTAGATCCGCTCCCGCTCCTGGAAGGTGTACAGGAATACGGTGAACGCCCCCAGGTCGATGGCCGTGGTCCCCAGCCAGAGCAGGTGCGAGAAGATCCGGTCCAGCTCCATGCAGATGACGCGTACCACCTTGCAGCGCTCGGTGACCTCGATCCCCATGAGCTTCTCGACCGCCATGGCGTAGGCGCAGTTGTAGATCAGCGGCGCCAGGTAGTCCATGCGGTCGGTGAGGGGGATCACCTGGTTCCAGTCGCGGTACTCCCCCAGCTTCTCGAACGACGAGTGCAGGTACCCGATGTGCGGGACGCAGCGCACCACCGTCTCCCCGTCCAGCTCCAGCACCAGGCGGAGCACCCCGTGCGTGGCGGGGTGCTGCGGCCCGATGTTGATGAGCATGTGGTCGCCCGCGATGTCCTCGTGCACCTGCACCGCCTCGCCCTCCACGGGCATGATCGGCGCGTGCACCAGGCTCCCCCCGGCGCTCAGCTCGGGGTTGCGGGTGACGTTGTACACGACCTTGCGAAGCGCCATCAGCCTCCTCCTCCCATGCCGCCGAACTGGCCCTGCTGCTCGGCGCCTTCCGTGTTGGAGAACGGATCCGGTACCGGCTGGTTGAGGGCGTGCGCGATCTCCAGCTCCCGCGGCGAGTAGTGGTCCTCGGTCTTCAGGGCCAGCGCCCTCCGGGTCTGCTCGGAGCGCGAGAAGCGCCCGCGCAGCGGGAAGTCCTTCCGCAGCGGGTGGCCCTCGGCGTAGTTGTACGGCATCAGGATGCGCCGCAGGTCCGGGTGCCCGTGGAAGACCACGCCGAACATGTCGAACACCTCGCGCTCCATCCAGTCGGCGGCGCGCCAGAGGTGGTAGACGCTCTCGATCTCGAGCTGCTCCAGCGGGACCTCGGCCTTGACCCGCAGGTTCAGCTTGTTCCGGGTGGACCAGAGCTGGTAGACGACCTGGATGAAGCGGCCGTTCCCCCAGTCGATCGCGGTGAGGTCCTGCAGGAAGTCGTACTGGTGCCCGGGGGCGTCCTTGAGCCAGGCCAGGATCTCCCGGGCGCGCTGCGGCGGGACGTAGACGATGTGCTCGTCCCCCGCCACCAGCTCGTGCCGCAGCACCGCGTCGCCGAACTGCTCGCGCAGCGCGTCCACGCTGGGGTGCGGGGGAAGGTCGCCCGCCTGCGGCGGGACGCCGGGCTCCTCGGGGGGAGCCCCCGCGGCGCCGGCGTCCAGCCCCTCCAGCCCCTTCTTGAATGCGTCGTTCGCCATGGCTCTTCCGACGTTACGGACGGCGGTCCGAGGGACGGACCACCGCCCCGGTCGAGACCAGGCCGCTCGGGCGGTTCTGCCGCGTGGAGTTGCCGAAGGGCGCAGTGATGTTCTCCACCACCTCGTCCGGGAGCACGGTGCGCGCCTCCGGGAGCACGTCCACCGTGTTCCACTCGCGGTGCGAGCTGGGCGAGGAGTTGCGGATCTTCTCCTGGACCAGGAGGATCCCGTACATCAGCCCCTCGGGCCGCGGCGGACAGCCGGGGACGTAGACGTCCACCGGGATGATGGTGTCGATCCCCTGCACCATGCTGTACACGTCGAACACGCCGCCCGTGGAGGCGCAGGCGCCCATGGAGATGCTCCACTTGGGCTCCGGCATCTGCTCCCAGATACGGCGCAGCACCGGCGCCATCTTGTAGGAGACGCGCCCGGCGCAGATCAGCAGGTCCGCCTGCCGCGGGGAGAAGCTCATGCGCTCCATCCCGAAGCGGGCCAGGTCGTAGCGGGTGGCCGCGGTGGCCATCATCTCGATGGCGCAGCAGGCCGTCCCGAAGGGCATGGGCCAGAGGGAGTTCTGGCGGGCCCAGTTGACCACCGCGTCCACGCGGGTGGTGAGAAAGCTCGGCGCCCCGGAGAAGATCCCGCCCTCGGGGGCGTCGGATCCGCTCTGGACGGGGAGGCCGCCGTTTTCGTCGTCGTTCAGTCCCATTCGAGGGCTCCCTTCTTCCACTCGTAGATCAGCCCCACCGTGAGGATGAAGATGAAGATCGCGGCGGGGACGAAGCCCTCCCAGCCGAGGTCGCGCATCTTCACCGCCCAGGGGAGCAGGAAAACGGTCTCCACGTCGAAGACGATGAACAGGATCGCCACCACGTAGAACTTCACCGAGAACCGCTCCCGGGTGCTCCCGAGCGGGTCCATCCCCGACTCGTAGGGGGAGGCCTTGATCCTGGTGTACCCGCCCGGGCTCAGCACCTTCGAGAGCACCACCATCCCGACCGCCTGGGCGACCGAAAGGGCTAGCATGATCAGGATGGGCGTATACGTGCGAAGCATGGCGCCGTCCGCGTACCGGGCTTGTGAAAACGTTCACTTGTGAGGCGGTCAAGATACGGCGCCCGCCACGCGAGTGTCAAGGCGAACTCCCGCCTCCCGCGGCCCTTGCTGGACTCGCTTCGCTGCGGTAAGTTGGCGGCTCGGTTCAACCCTCCATACCCCGGTCCCACCCGCCCCGTTCGTTCGGGTTCCGTTCGGGCGCGCCGGGCGACTCCGGTCTCGCTTCACTAATCGTTCCACATGAGCATCAAGCCCGACCACTGGATCCGGCGGATGGCGCGGGAGCAGGGGATGATCGAGCCGTTCGAGGACGCGCAGGTCCGGCGCGGCACCATCTCGTACGGGGTCTCGTCGTACGGCTACGACATGCGGGTGGCCCACGAGTTCAAGATCTTCACGAACGTCAACAACGCGATCGTGGACCCCAAGGCGTTCGACGACCGCTCCTTCGTGCACTTCGAGGGCGACGTCTGCATCGTCCCGCCGAACTCGTTCGCGCTGGCCCGCTCGGTGGAGTACTTCCGCATCCCCCGAGACGTGCTCACGCTCTGCGTCGGGAAGAGCACCTACGCACGGTGCGGGATCATCACCAACGTCACCCCCTTCGAGCCGGAGTGGGAGGGCTTCGTGACGCTGGAGATCTCAAACACCACGCCGCTCCCGGCCAAGGTGTACGCCAACGAGGGGATCGCCCAGGTGATCTTCTTCGAGGCCACACCCGAGGACGTGTGCGAGGTGAGCTACGGCGACAGAAAAGGCAAGTATCAGGGGCAGGTGGGGGTGACTCCGCCGCGCCTGTAGGACCCCCTCCCCCTTCTCCCCCAATTCTCCCGCAGGAAGCAGCGAATGAAGCAGAGCGGCGTAAATCCCAGGCAGATCGACGCGATCCGCGAGGTGGTCAACATCGGCGCGGGCCACGCGGCGACGGCCCTTTCCACCATGACCAACGTCACGGTGATGATCTCGGTGCCACGGATCCTCTGGACGGACCGGCCCGCCGACGCGGAGCCCGCCCTCCCGCAGGACGAGCGGCTGGTGCTGATCTCCGTCCCCGTCGTGGCGAAGTCGTCGGACACCGGCGAGCGCGCCACCCTCATCATCGGGCGGAAGACGGCGATGCGGATGGTGGGCCTGCTGCTCCGCCGGGAAACGGACCCGAACGCGGAGATCGGCATGCTGGAGCGCTCCACGCTGCAGGAGCTGGGGAACATCGTCTGCGCCTCGTACGTGGGAGTGCTGGGGAGCTTCCTGGGGGAGAGCGTGCTGATCGGCACGCCGGACTTCCGGGAGGGACCGCACGCGGAGGTGCTCGGGGACCTGGCGAACGGGCTCGTGATCGAGACCGACTTCGCCCTCCACGACACCACCTTCGAGGGGGTGTTCGTGCTCACCCACAGCGAGGTCTCCTTCAACTCGCTCATCAGCGCGCTCGGCCTCTCCGACGTGCCCTGACCCGCGGCGGGACCGCCGCTTGCGTGCGGCCCCGCGCATGAGCCACGACGCCCCGTTCTCTCCCTCCGCGCGCGCGGGGCACCTGCGGGCGCTGCGCGGCCGGCGGTTCGACCTGCTGGTGGTGGGCGGGGGGATCACCGGCGCGGGCGTCGCCCTGGACGCGGCGACGCGCGGCCTGGAGGTGGCGCTGGTGGAGGCCGGCGACGTCGCGGAGGGCACCAGCTCCCGCTCGTCCCGCCTCATCCACGGCGGCCTCCGCTACCTGGAGACGGGCGACTTCCGCCTGGTCTTCGAGGCGCTCGCCGAGCGCCGCCGCCTGCTGGAGCTGGCCTCCCACCTGGTCCGCCCCCTCCCCTTCCTCTTCCCGCTCTACCGGTCCGGCCCCATCCCCTACCGCAAGCTGCAGGCGGGGATGTGGCTGTACGACCTGCTCTCCCTGTTCCGGGGGGTGCGGCGCCACCGCATGCTCCGCCACCGCGCGGTGCTCGCGGCGGAGCCGAAGCTGCTGCGCGAGGGGCTGGTGGGGGGCGCGGAGTACTTCGACGCCTCCGTGGACGACGCGCGCCTCACCCTGGCGGTGGCGCGCGGCGCGCACCACGCGGGGGCGGCGGTGGTCCCGCACGCCGCGGTCACCGGCTTCGTGCGCGACGGGGAGGGGACGGTCCGCGGCGCCCGGGTGCGGGACGCGCTCACGGGCGAGGAGGTGGAGGCGCGCGCGGACGTGGTGGTGAACGCCACCGGACCCTGGAGCGACGAGCTGCGCCGCCTGGCCGACCCGGGCGCGGCGCCGCGGCTCCGCCCCACCAAGGGGGTGCACGTGGTGCTGGACCGGGAGCGGGTGGGGAACGAGGGGGCGCTGATCTTCCCCTCCCCGGTGGACGGCCGCACCATGTTCGTGCTCCCCTGGGGCGCCTTCACCTACGTCGGGACCACCGACACCGACTTCGACGGCTCGCCCGGCGACGCGGAGGCGACCGAAGCGGACGTGGAGTACCTGCTGCGCTCGGCGGACGCCCTCTTCCCGGAGGCGCGCCTCACCCCCGCCGACGTGCTGAGCACCTGGACCGGGGTCCGCCCGCTGCTGGCGCCGGAGCGCGGCGGGGAGGGCGTCCCGGAGAGCGCCACCTCTCGCGAGCACGAGATCTGGCGCGACCCTGGCGGGCTGGTGACCGTGGCCGGGGGGAAGCTGACCACCTACCGCGTGATGGCCGCGGAGACCGTCGACTTCGCGGTGGAGCTGCTCCGGCGGGAAGGGGAGGTCGAGGCGGTGGACTCCATCACGGCGGAGCTGCACCTCCCCGGTGCCCCCATCGAGCCATGGGAGACGTTCGTGGCCGGCTTCCGCCGGGCCGCGGAGGCGGCGGGGCTCGGCGCGGCGACCGC harbors:
- the nuoD gene encoding NADH dehydrogenase (quinone) subunit D, whose translation is MALRKVVYNVTRNPELSAGGSLVHAPIMPVEGEAVQVHEDIAGDHMLINIGPQHPATHGVLRLVLELDGETVVRCVPHIGYLHSSFEKLGEYRDWNQVIPLTDRMDYLAPLIYNCAYAMAVEKLMGIEVTERCKVVRVICMELDRIFSHLLWLGTTAIDLGAFTVFLYTFQERERIYDLHESFTGARITTSSTRIGGMMADLPSGWIEKLQEFVNTFPRTLEEVETLLTHNSIWIGRTQGVGTISAEDAINFGLSGPNLRASGVDYDIRKDRPYYDYETYDFDVPVGEHGDIYDRYLCRMEEMRQSLRLLQQAIDRLPGGPINVDDPRVILPPKTAAMNDMESMIHHFKVVMEGVRAPVGESWFSVESSKGELGMYVVSDGGAKPVRWRVRGPSFINIAALPHMIEGALLSDVIAVNASLDIVLGEIDR
- a CDS encoding NADH-quinone oxidoreductase subunit C, coding for MANDAFKKGLEGLDAGAAGAPPEEPGVPPQAGDLPPHPSVDALREQFGDAVLRHELVAGDEHIVYVPPQRAREILAWLKDAPGHQYDFLQDLTAIDWGNGRFIQVVYQLWSTRNKLNLRVKAEVPLEQLEIESVYHLWRAADWMEREVFDMFGVVFHGHPDLRRILMPYNYAEGHPLRKDFPLRGRFSRSEQTRRALALKTEDHYSPRELEIAHALNQPVPDPFSNTEGAEQQGQFGGMGGGG
- the nuoB gene encoding NADH-quinone oxidoreductase subunit NuoB, with protein sequence MGLNDDENGGLPVQSGSDAPEGGIFSGAPSFLTTRVDAVVNWARQNSLWPMPFGTACCAIEMMATAATRYDLARFGMERMSFSPRQADLLICAGRVSYKMAPVLRRIWEQMPEPKWSISMGACASTGGVFDVYSMVQGIDTIIPVDVYVPGCPPRPEGLMYGILLVQEKIRNSSPSSHREWNTVDVLPEARTVLPDEVVENITAPFGNSTRQNRPSGLVSTGAVVRPSDRRP
- the ndhC gene encoding NADH-quinone oxidoreductase subunit A; protein product: MLRTYTPILIMLALSVAQAVGMVVLSKVLSPGGYTRIKASPYESGMDPLGSTRERFSVKFYVVAILFIVFDVETVFLLPWAVKMRDLGWEGFVPAAIFIFILTVGLIYEWKKGALEWD
- the dcd gene encoding dCTP deaminase, producing the protein MSIKPDHWIRRMAREQGMIEPFEDAQVRRGTISYGVSSYGYDMRVAHEFKIFTNVNNAIVDPKAFDDRSFVHFEGDVCIVPPNSFALARSVEYFRIPRDVLTLCVGKSTYARCGIITNVTPFEPEWEGFVTLEISNTTPLPAKVYANEGIAQVIFFEATPEDVCEVSYGDRKGKYQGQVGVTPPRL
- a CDS encoding chemotaxis protein CheC encodes the protein MKQSGVNPRQIDAIREVVNIGAGHAATALSTMTNVTVMISVPRILWTDRPADAEPALPQDERLVLISVPVVAKSSDTGERATLIIGRKTAMRMVGLLLRRETDPNAEIGMLERSTLQELGNIVCASYVGVLGSFLGESVLIGTPDFREGPHAEVLGDLANGLVIETDFALHDTTFEGVFVLTHSEVSFNSLISALGLSDVP
- a CDS encoding glycerol-3-phosphate dehydrogenase/oxidase; this encodes MSHDAPFSPSARAGHLRALRGRRFDLLVVGGGITGAGVALDAATRGLEVALVEAGDVAEGTSSRSSRLIHGGLRYLETGDFRLVFEALAERRRLLELASHLVRPLPFLFPLYRSGPIPYRKLQAGMWLYDLLSLFRGVRRHRMLRHRAVLAAEPKLLREGLVGGAEYFDASVDDARLTLAVARGAHHAGAAVVPHAAVTGFVRDGEGTVRGARVRDALTGEEVEARADVVVNATGPWSDELRRLADPGAAPRLRPTKGVHVVLDRERVGNEGALIFPSPVDGRTMFVLPWGAFTYVGTTDTDFDGSPGDAEATEADVEYLLRSADALFPEARLTPADVLSTWTGVRPLLAPERGGEGVPESATSREHEIWRDPGGLVTVAGGKLTTYRVMAAETVDFAVELLRREGEVEAVDSITAELHLPGAPIEPWETFVAGFRRAAEAAGLGAATAEHLARAYGEDAEAVLAAIRAEPELGTPILPELPYLWAEVPHAVEHEMALTLEDVLRRRLHLFYEARDGGMRVAGEVAARMAAVPGLGWDAAEAARQVEAYRAAVEATRPPPPD